A stretch of DNA from Hydra vulgaris chromosome 03, alternate assembly HydraT2T_AEP:
CCTTTAAAACCAAGAacccagaaataaaaataggattttcaaGGTTTTGCACATTGCgacctaaatggtgtattactgtTGGTGCCTCAGGAACACATTCTGTATGCGTCTGTGCTATTCATCAAAATTTGAAACTGCTTTTACATCCTCTTGGTTTAATATACAAAGAATTATTACCTTATATTGTGTgtgatataactaataaagaCTGTATGATGCGGAAATGTGAAAAATGCCCTGCAACTAAGAATGCAttggttgaaaaactttatgatttaCTTGGAGAATTTGAAGATGATGAGGAGGTAGAATTTGATCAGTGGACAACAACAGATAGGTCAAACTTGACACATAATAGAGAGCCAGTGTTTGAATACATCGAATTAGTATGtagaaaaatggaaaaactcGCACCACATTCTTATTTAGCAAAAAGTGAAGCATCATACCTGAgatcaagaaaagaaaatatgaatGAGGTAACAGCATTATTTTTGGGTGATTTTTCggaaaactataaatttgtagttCAAGATGAAGTGCAAAGCTTTCATTGGACAAATTTACAATGTACACTTCATCctgtgattatttatttcaaaaaagaaggtATTCTCATACACAAAtcttattgtattattttggaTGATATGATCCATGATGTGAACAtggtatataaaattattgatgttgttagcaatgatataaaaacaaatctgcctcaaataaaaaatattgaatacttttcTGATGGGTGTGCAGGTCAATataagaattgcaaaaatattttaaatctttgtttccaTCTTGAAGATTTTGGATTTTCTgctaaatggaacttttttgcaactagCCACGGTAAACAACCTTGTGATGGGATAGGTGGTACAGTCAAACGTTTAGCAACACTAGCAAGCTTGCAAAGAGATATGGGTAATTATATTCTCCACAAGCAATGTATAAATATTGCCATGAAAACATTGAAGGTGTACATTTCATATATATCTCATCAGAAGATTTATTTTTGGTGAGAAACACTCTTAAAGAACGATTGGATACTGCAACAACAATACCTGGAACACGTAGTTACCATCAATTTGTACCACTTGGCCAtcaaaaggtaaaaaatatatgtttaatataccttttactatcttttaaaaaacatgcatAACTTTTGTTGATCAAATAGATTTTTGATTTGAGCAGAtcattgtcaaaaatatttatattttattttgggcTCGCAAGTTCCTTtcaatgcatttaataaaacatgtttaacaaaaatgaataaatgcatatgttattattttgctAGGTAGGCACAAAGCTATGCAGTGTTGATGAAGAATTTGCTTTAATTCATGACTTTGGAAATGTCCAGATAACAACTGTAAACCTAGTACCAGGTGATTTTACCTGTGTTTCCTATGAACAAAAGTGGTGGATAGGAGTCATTGAAGATATTAATCTGAAAGAAAAAGACGtgcttgtaaaatttatgtgtccGAATGGTCCTGCACGGTTGTTTAAATGGCCACCAATAGATAGCCAATGCTGGATTCCAGATGTCCACATCATTTGCAAAGTTGAAGTACCAATAACAAAAACAGGGCTTTGCTACATTTAGCCAaagacaactttaaaaaaattgttttcctaAGGAAATAGAGATTATTATGTCTTATCCATACTTAGACCTTATGCTTATGTGTacaacttgtaaataatgtgaatgtaaagcatgtataaaatcactaaaattgagtatttcttttttatatttttttatatcttttacaattttaaataacatgaaaataaataaataaaaaaagtaactaaactGTTAATTTCTGATTTGATTGATTGGTAAAAGGTTGGGATTGAGTGTCTGGTTTAATAAATATCACAAAGTTTTGTGTCCACATCAATCATCAATAATTCCTTAAGTAAATGTAAGGCCAAAATAAAATTGGTTCGAAAAGTAGATGTTCATCttatctttaagaaaatcaaaattaaatttgttttctatcAGTCAGactttttttatagctataatTGTCAATGCCCTTTTGTATCGGCATTATTGAGTGTATTTTATGGATGGTAAAATAAAGTACATTGTTTTCTTTTGACAGATAAAAACCtatattttttggattaaacaggttttaaactcttttggtaCAAAATTTCAGAACTGTAGCATTACTACAAGTACCTTATAAAAAGCTAATATATATCTCTAAACATTTGTgccaagtttcaaaaaatttggtGATGTAGGGTgcagatttgtgtttttttgtgttttttgaaaagtttttactCTAATGCAAGTTTTCAAGTTTgtaatggaatttattttaatatcaagGAGTCGTTGCTACGGTATTGCTAAGGGCGTGATTTTTATAGGGTtgcataaaaaatgaattttagttgacaTATTCAATACTTTCAATAATTCCAATAAcggatttaaatttattataaaattttggatagaaaaaatctaaaaaatttatgatttttgacCCAAAATAGGGGTATGAACCACCTTAACAATGCTGTTTTACGTTTGACATcgagtaaaaataataaattaaaaaattcgtGGTTTATATAAATTGCTGGTTATTAAtccatgcatttaaaaaatatacgcaAATCCGTCGCACGACAGGGCTAATAGGGACTTGCTCGTCTTAATcgttgaaaatatatattaatatattataatagtacTATGTagttgtaaggaaactcgcagaagactaagaaaagtcttttcatcgagaacctttaaaatataaaataaacttaaaatttaaagagtaaaattataaaacacacATGAACTTTTTAAAGTCTACTGTTCAGTAATATTATACTATGTTTATTGCAAAGAgatcatccataaattacgtaacgcaaaatttcacaataaacaaaaaataatcaaaagtttttccTCGGCGAgtcttaattaaataaataatcaaaataaaataataagacgtaaatattgtaatttaatttaaagaaatttataaggATAAGTTTACATACTATACCAGATGTTTCAacttaaataatcaaaataggaaactaagttaaatgaaaatcttaaaatctcctacttctattattaaaatattttggcgTTGCGTAATTTAGGGACGATTCCTAaccatatttatttaatttttaatttttttttaattttttttttaaagtttaaattgttctcatttaattgtattttattaattgtacttttatatttaatacatatcgataaaattggttttgttaattatgagatcttttagttttttcaaaattcagtaaattctatattttgagatattattttgttttataaaggcACCAGTATACAATTGAAAATAGAGGCACCGGTATACAATTGAAAgtctcaaaaattttattttttgaataagcGATGTGAAGTTTCCTGTTTCTTGTGTGATATATCAGCTGacgttgttttgaaaaaagttattagtaagATGAGTAAGGGGCAAGTCCGAAGTTATTAGTAAGTTGAGAGGGGCAAGTCCGAGCTtatatttgaacataaataaaatattttggtagatgttaatttgatagatatttaaagcattcaagtttttaagtaaaggatCCGCACgagtgaatttatttttattataaatcttgATGCGTGTTTTTGGTGTATATAGAGAacttatttagatttatttgtacttccccaggcaatgTTAGCATATGTTAGATAATTTTGTAAGAAAAATCTAAGAAAAATCGAGAATTTTTAGATTCTCCTGGGAAAGTATAGGTTTGACTTTGAAAAGTATGCCGATactatttgatatttttgtatttaatattttcaaatggaATTTCCAAGAAATcgttttgtcaataattatgcCTAGAAATTTAACAGTTCTTTCgatgtttatgttatcaatttttagtaaTGTTAGCatggttaaatgtttttttactggTTGCAATGAAACAAgatgtgttttgttttttctgtatttaaagataatttatttactttaaaccaaATGTTTAGACTCTCAAGGTCATCGTTCACagattcaaaaagattttcaattgatgacgatgaataaaataaatttgtttcatcagcaaacattattgtatcaagtttttttagtgaTTGTGGAAGATTGTtaacataaagtaaaaataaaaaggaccAAGAACGGAACCTTGAGGAactttgcattttatttttagtaaatttgaatatttattatcgttcgaaataacacattgttgtctgttgcACAGATAACTTTTATACCAATCTAGGctagtattttttattccatttttttccttttttttttttttgtaagatatCATGATTAAttgtgtcaaatgctttggGTAGGtctataaaagttattaatacaaattgctttttctTAAAAGAATCACTTAAGCTATTAACTAAATCTAAAATTGCATGTTCTGTTGAGTGTTGTGCTTGAAAGccgaattgtttttttatttaagaatttgttttgaattaggT
This window harbors:
- the LOC136078638 gene encoding uncharacterized protein LOC136078638, translating into MYKYCHENIEGVHFIYISSEDLFLVRNTLKERLDTATTIPGTRSYHQFVPLGHQKVGTKLCSVDEEFALIHDFGNVQITTVNLVPGDFTCVSYEQKWWIGVIEDINLKEKDVLVKFMCPNGPARLFKWPPIDSQCWIPDVHIICKVEVPITKTGLCYI